One Pontibacillus yanchengensis DNA window includes the following coding sequences:
- a CDS encoding zinc ribbon domain-containing protein, with product MAHCPYCGTPIYDNESYCVYCGEKLPADLSERVHPDYFNGFNRWWLLPMVVLLLSIISLGSTYFIMEQKTVTAQAKFHTGEQIALEGNYSKAKDYFKAAEMLTHQFPAASQNKQFMKIALQVQSYIDEARNQTYNHQYQSSLETLTAAEELLTNYNGEVVRNLIEDIVLLRNNTKVDQLQQTMEDKPSIEELKSLLWQADSIPTDAAKKITKQIREQIVAHSFSNANERLKQKQFSKARSFVEEGLRYAPNSNKLQSLKTTIEKGKTAFETAQQNRIEQAINAAEKEREKNQTDAVKVTSLEATINEFGDLVIKGKIKSVATVPINSVSLSYILVNGSGEKVLSNEVYSYPDTLYPGETGNVEFTHYDVQNSFNVKVDKVKWFLE from the coding sequence GACTATTTTAATGGCTTTAATCGCTGGTGGTTATTGCCAATGGTTGTTCTTTTATTATCTATCATTTCATTAGGATCTACATATTTTATTATGGAGCAAAAGACAGTAACAGCTCAAGCAAAATTTCACACAGGAGAACAAATTGCTTTGGAAGGAAACTACAGCAAAGCAAAAGATTATTTCAAAGCAGCTGAGATGCTTACCCATCAATTCCCAGCAGCATCACAAAATAAACAATTTATGAAAATCGCTTTGCAAGTACAATCCTATATAGATGAAGCCAGAAATCAAACCTACAACCATCAATATCAATCCTCTCTTGAAACGTTAACAGCAGCTGAGGAGCTTCTTACCAATTACAATGGTGAAGTGGTTCGAAATTTAATAGAAGATATTGTGTTGTTACGAAACAATACCAAAGTAGATCAGCTTCAACAAACCATGGAAGATAAGCCTTCTATTGAGGAATTAAAAAGTTTACTATGGCAAGCAGACTCGATCCCGACAGATGCTGCTAAAAAAATAACGAAACAAATTCGCGAGCAGATTGTCGCTCATTCTTTTTCAAATGCGAATGAGAGATTAAAACAAAAGCAATTTTCAAAAGCAAGAAGCTTTGTTGAAGAAGGATTAAGATATGCACCTAATAGTAATAAGCTTCAAAGTTTAAAAACAACGATAGAAAAAGGAAAAACAGCATTCGAAACAGCCCAACAAAATCGCATTGAACAAGCAATCAATGCTGCAGAAAAAGAGCGTGAAAAGAATCAAACGGACGCTGTAAAAGTTACATCTCTTGAAGCTACAATAAATGAATTTGGAGATCTCGTTATCAAAGGAAAAATTAAAAGTGTGGCTACGGTACCAATTAACTCTGTATCTTTATCTTATATTCTAGTGAATGGTTCCGGTGAGAAAGTACTCTCCAATGAAGTGTACTCTTATCCAGACACACTTTATCCAGGCGAAACTGGCAATGTAGAATTCACCCATTACGATGTACAGAATTCCTTCAATGTAAAAGTAGATAAAGTAAAATGGTTTTTAGAATAG
- a CDS encoding phytoene desaturase family protein translates to MTRDISIVGGGIGGLVTALLLSQNSENRITIYDKQQKMGGRLSFIYEGEDRIDQGPTIILLPDMLLSILEEGGISRERLPIVPCDPLYSIEHENGKRMFKYRDIQKQREEIERLFPGEGEGFDRFIRDMKWRYALGEKQFLKQQFINKKDFFSRKNLQSLVKMKAYIHVKRLLKQYFKSEELQNIYALQTLYIGGNPGESPALYSLVSYSEHEHGIWYLKGGYASLVDIIVKQLEKRGVKLVTGAEVEEIVVQQKHCKGLQVNDDFVAYDDIIMNGDFPIMDHLMPVENKLNRSYTPSSGCFLLYMGLDKNYDQPSIHRFFMGEDFESHMRDVFQHKRLPEDPSIYTFHPSLIDNSLAKDSEGILYTLVPVPSGDQIDWSRKEEYANYIMELLEERGYPDLRRHLNWLKIKTPHEAMQEGLYSGGSFGIAPTLFQSGAFRPQLKPYDVNNIYAVGASIHPGGGVPIVMQGAKLLADYLMEKNSSILQHK, encoded by the coding sequence ATGACGAGAGACATATCTATCGTAGGTGGTGGCATAGGTGGTTTAGTTACTGCACTATTGCTATCACAAAACTCAGAAAACCGTATTACCATATATGATAAACAACAAAAAATGGGAGGGCGTCTTAGTTTTATTTATGAAGGTGAAGATCGAATTGATCAAGGCCCTACTATAATCCTTCTTCCTGACATGCTTTTATCTATTCTAGAAGAAGGTGGAATATCTAGAGAAAGGCTACCTATCGTACCGTGTGATCCTTTATATTCAATAGAGCATGAGAATGGTAAGAGAATGTTTAAATATCGAGATATACAAAAACAAAGAGAAGAAATTGAACGATTGTTTCCAGGTGAAGGAGAAGGTTTTGATCGATTTATTAGGGATATGAAATGGCGCTATGCATTAGGGGAAAAACAGTTTTTAAAACAGCAATTTATTAATAAAAAAGACTTTTTCTCCCGAAAAAACCTACAGTCCCTAGTGAAAATGAAAGCTTATATTCATGTGAAGCGTCTTTTGAAACAATATTTTAAGAGTGAAGAGTTACAGAATATCTATGCTTTGCAGACCCTATATATTGGAGGAAACCCTGGAGAATCACCAGCCCTTTATTCGCTTGTATCCTATAGTGAACATGAACATGGGATTTGGTATTTAAAAGGTGGATACGCTAGTTTGGTAGATATTATCGTGAAGCAATTAGAGAAAAGAGGAGTGAAATTAGTAACTGGTGCTGAAGTTGAGGAGATTGTGGTTCAACAAAAGCATTGTAAGGGATTACAAGTAAATGATGATTTTGTTGCTTACGATGATATCATAATGAATGGCGATTTCCCTATTATGGATCACTTAATGCCTGTTGAAAATAAACTGAATCGAAGTTATACCCCATCTTCTGGATGTTTTCTATTGTACATGGGATTAGACAAAAATTATGATCAACCATCTATTCATAGATTTTTCATGGGAGAAGACTTTGAATCTCATATGAGGGATGTATTTCAACATAAACGCTTGCCAGAAGACCCTTCTATTTATACTTTTCATCCTTCACTAATCGATAATTCCTTGGCAAAGGATAGTGAAGGCATTTTATACACATTGGTTCCTGTACCATCTGGGGACCAAATAGACTGGTCCCGGAAAGAGGAATATGCTAATTATATTATGGAATTACTGGAAGAAAGAGGGTATCCAGATTTAAGAAGACATCTTAATTGGTTGAAAATTAAAACCCCTCATGAAGCAATGCAAGAAGGACTATATTCTGGTGGAAGTTTTGGAATAGCCCCGACTTTATTTCAATCTGGAGCATTTCGACCTCAGTTAAAACCATATGATGTGAACAATATTTATGCCGTAGGTGCCTCTATTCATCCAGGAGGTGGCGTGCCTATTGTGATGCAAGGTGCTAAGTTGCTTGCAGATTATCTTATGGAGAAAAATTCTTCTATACTACAACATAAGTGA
- a CDS encoding sulfite exporter TauE/SafE family protein, with translation MTLTMMFIVLLVGICAGFINVLAGGGSLLTLPMLIFLNLPSAMANGTNRIAILAQNITAIASFRNSGIFHWKLAVFLSFPAVLGSIAGSKMAIELSDDLFNRILSIVMVFVLITIIVQPQRWFTQVTSNMTTKKRVLLFIVFLLVGFYGGFIQAGVGLVIVMMLTLTTGMNLVHINSLKVFIVAIYTFSSIIVFLINDQIHWGYGLVLALGNSIGAIIGSKSAVKKGEGFVRIVMVVAVLFMSVRLWFT, from the coding sequence ATGACGTTAACGATGATGTTTATTGTATTACTAGTTGGTATTTGTGCAGGTTTTATTAATGTTCTTGCAGGTGGAGGCTCCCTCCTCACACTACCAATGCTGATCTTTTTAAACTTACCTTCTGCTATGGCAAATGGTACAAACCGAATTGCCATTTTAGCACAAAATATCACAGCTATTGCATCCTTCCGTAATAGCGGTATTTTTCATTGGAAACTTGCAGTGTTCCTTTCATTCCCTGCTGTTCTAGGGTCCATTGCCGGTTCTAAGATGGCGATTGAACTATCAGATGATTTATTCAATCGAATCTTATCCATTGTTATGGTTTTTGTCTTAATTACTATTATAGTTCAACCACAACGTTGGTTTACACAAGTTACCTCAAACATGACAACAAAAAAAAGAGTATTACTTTTTATTGTATTTCTACTCGTAGGATTTTACGGTGGATTTATCCAAGCAGGCGTTGGACTTGTCATCGTGATGATGCTTACGTTAACAACTGGAATGAATTTAGTACATATTAATAGTTTAAAGGTTTTTATTGTTGCTATTTATACCTTTTCTTCTATTATTGTATTCCTTATTAACGATCAGATTCACTGGGGATACGGCTTAGTACTTGCACTTGGAAATAGCATAGGTGCAATAATTGGAAGTAAATCTGCAGTTAAGAAAGGAGAAGGATTTGTACGCATTGTTATGGTTGTTGCTGTTCTATTCATGAGTGTCCGTCTCTGGTTTACTTAA
- a CDS encoding glycosyltransferase translates to MVILFIVLSSIEAFLFLWVAINPLWLPSLHRYTNRSYKKKTVSVLVPLRNESKNVPGLIATLRNVKYDELEFILLDDQSSDDTKSLLMEHTCRDSRFTIIEGKHLPEGWNGKVHACHHLSKYSNNEVMFFIDADVRIEPNTIHHTLALMENQYASMVSGFPTYLDNKLVQFLVTMQHFVIHLHLPLFFANYTKRQATTAACGQFIAINRTTYNKIGGHEAIYNSLVEDVELGRLVKKHGDRVILANITKLVSCFMYGTIQEAWEGFTKNIFIGIGRSKIGAIGLSIFYALFYISPLLLAVYAVFNLQWMFLLPLVLTVLQKGIVDIRTRTSPFYSLGMPLSAAMLIGVLWTSMYKAITGKAYVWKGRSYQ, encoded by the coding sequence ATGGTTATTTTATTCATTGTACTCAGCAGTATAGAAGCGTTTCTCTTCTTGTGGGTTGCCATTAACCCATTATGGTTACCATCTCTTCACCGTTATACAAACCGCTCATATAAAAAGAAAACCGTTTCTGTACTAGTCCCACTTCGCAATGAATCTAAAAATGTTCCAGGACTTATAGCTACCTTAAGGAACGTCAAGTATGATGAACTTGAGTTTATACTTCTTGATGATCAATCTTCAGATGATACAAAATCATTATTGATGGAACATACATGTAGGGATTCACGCTTTACAATCATAGAAGGGAAACACCTTCCTGAAGGATGGAATGGAAAAGTACATGCATGTCATCATTTAAGCAAATACTCAAATAATGAAGTGATGTTTTTTATAGATGCAGATGTTCGTATCGAACCAAATACGATTCACCATACTTTAGCGCTTATGGAAAACCAATATGCAAGTATGGTTAGTGGCTTTCCTACGTATCTGGATAATAAACTTGTGCAGTTCCTTGTAACCATGCAGCACTTTGTCATCCATCTTCACCTTCCTTTATTTTTTGCAAATTATACAAAACGCCAAGCCACAACCGCTGCTTGTGGCCAATTTATTGCAATCAATCGAACTACATATAATAAAATTGGTGGTCACGAAGCAATTTACAACTCTTTAGTGGAGGATGTAGAGTTAGGTAGATTAGTGAAAAAACACGGAGACAGAGTGATACTAGCGAATATAACAAAGCTTGTTAGCTGTTTTATGTACGGTACCATTCAAGAAGCATGGGAAGGATTCACAAAAAATATTTTCATTGGCATCGGTCGATCAAAAATCGGTGCGATAGGATTATCTATCTTCTATGCTCTCTTCTACATTTCACCATTGTTATTAGCTGTATATGCAGTCTTCAACCTACAATGGATGTTCCTTCTTCCTCTAGTACTGACTGTTTTACAAAAAGGAATCGTGGATATAAGAACTAGAACAAGTCCATTTTACTCTTTAGGCATGCCCTTATCTGCAGCTATGTTAATTGGAGTGCTATGGACGTCAATGTACAAAGCCATAACTGGCAAAGCTTACGTTTGGAAAGGAAGATCCTATCAATGA
- a CDS encoding lysophospholipid acyltransferase family protein — MIPANKSRFWEKGFDFFVKRLARFHFQNVYINGAPPSSSKRTLFLVNHSAWWDPIIIFLLNQHIFHGESYAMMHEEGIKKVPIFRRLGAFSINRNNPKDILNSLKYASEQLNHGHNVWIFPQGDEQHLEKRPLEFSNGAAYITEKTKEVQVIPIAIYYTFQSTRKAYVYISIGESIFPSHYNHLKKEARTQFFEEHCTTLLDQLKQRIILNKTDSFRRFY; from the coding sequence ATGATACCCGCTAATAAAAGTAGGTTCTGGGAAAAAGGATTTGATTTCTTTGTCAAACGCTTAGCCAGATTTCATTTTCAGAATGTATATATCAACGGGGCTCCCCCTTCGTCATCCAAAAGAACATTATTCCTAGTCAATCATAGCGCTTGGTGGGACCCCATCATTATTTTCTTATTAAATCAACATATATTCCATGGTGAATCATATGCGATGATGCATGAAGAGGGTATTAAAAAGGTACCCATTTTCAGACGTCTAGGAGCTTTCTCCATTAATCGAAATAACCCAAAAGACATATTAAACTCATTGAAATATGCAAGTGAACAATTGAACCATGGCCATAATGTTTGGATCTTTCCACAAGGAGATGAGCAACATCTCGAGAAACGTCCACTTGAATTTAGCAATGGAGCAGCTTATATAACTGAAAAAACCAAAGAGGTGCAAGTTATTCCCATTGCTATATATTATACATTTCAATCAACTCGCAAAGCGTATGTATATATATCCATTGGCGAAAGCATCTTTCCAAGCCACTATAATCATTTAAAGAAAGAGGCTAGAACTCAATTTTTTGAGGAGCACTGTACTACACTACTCGATCAACTAAAGCAACGCATTATTCTCAATAAAACGGATTCTTTTCGCCGATTTTACTAA
- a CDS encoding carotenoid biosynthesis protein, with product MSVWLFRFYLIWFGCGFVLLSFDILPPALQWANAVFLTLAGLLGGIYFLKQYGPKKGITYSLFVIIMSISIEHIGVQYQWWFGHYHYTQDFGPMIGGVPFAIGFAWLMVMAGAHEISRTLLHRLSNLVYLLLFIIVGGLLAVSIDLILDPVAFHVKNYWVWTKGSFYYDIPFTNFSGWFILAAFFQLLAHIWFYKDPPKDMIWRTRVIVVYSSTQILFIWLAFLGGLYGAALLVTSLMLLWGLVYIKMRHDS from the coding sequence GTGTCCGTTTGGCTATTCCGATTTTATCTTATTTGGTTTGGGTGCGGATTTGTATTATTAAGTTTTGATATTCTCCCACCTGCACTACAATGGGCAAATGCAGTATTTTTAACACTTGCAGGTTTACTTGGTGGTATATATTTCTTAAAGCAGTATGGTCCAAAAAAAGGCATTACCTATAGTTTATTTGTTATTATTATGTCGATTTCTATCGAACATATAGGCGTCCAATATCAATGGTGGTTTGGCCACTATCATTACACACAAGATTTCGGTCCAATGATTGGAGGGGTCCCTTTTGCAATTGGTTTTGCCTGGCTAATGGTCATGGCAGGTGCTCATGAGATATCTAGGACGCTACTTCACCGGCTTTCCAATCTAGTATATCTATTACTATTTATTATTGTTGGTGGTCTATTGGCTGTAAGTATTGATTTGATTTTAGATCCTGTCGCATTTCATGTTAAGAATTATTGGGTATGGACAAAAGGAAGTTTTTATTACGATATTCCTTTTACTAACTTTAGTGGCTGGTTTATATTAGCTGCTTTTTTCCAACTATTGGCGCATATTTGGTTCTACAAGGATCCCCCTAAAGACATGATATGGCGAACAAGAGTTATTGTCGTATATAGTAGCACCCAGATACTATTTATTTGGCTTGCTTTTTTAGGAGGCTTATATGGTGCCGCTCTCCTCGTAACAAGTTTAATGCTACTATGGGGACTAGTTTATATAAAAATGAGGCATGATTCATGA
- a CDS encoding phytoene/squalene synthase family protein, protein MNTTQSAYEYCKAIIDKHSKTFSKAFALLPKKQKQAVWAIYAFCRQVDDIVDEGENPSKDLEEFERDFHYFLAGHLPSNEPMWVALQDVFQRFNMDTVPFQEMIDGQRLDIDSHIVQTKDELMSYCYLVASTVGLMLLPVIAPGKEEKLREGAIHLGKGMQLTNILRDIGEDMERKRVYIPEELMSTYNYSYEDLYNQTINSSFIQLWEDLAHKAEEHYERALETIDEYPLYSRTPVKGASYLYRAILPAIRENHYQVFNERNYVSDQQKKVILANMNMIKA, encoded by the coding sequence TTGAATACAACCCAGTCTGCTTATGAATATTGCAAGGCTATTATTGACAAACATTCTAAAACATTTTCTAAAGCATTTGCTCTACTGCCAAAAAAACAAAAACAAGCAGTCTGGGCGATTTATGCTTTTTGTCGCCAGGTAGATGATATAGTCGATGAAGGTGAAAATCCTTCAAAGGACTTAGAAGAATTTGAACGAGATTTTCATTATTTTTTGGCCGGTCATTTACCTAGCAATGAGCCAATGTGGGTTGCATTACAAGATGTTTTCCAAAGATTCAATATGGATACGGTCCCATTCCAAGAAATGATTGATGGTCAACGGTTAGATATTGATTCACATATTGTTCAGACAAAAGATGAATTAATGAGTTATTGCTATCTTGTAGCAAGTACGGTTGGCTTAATGCTTTTACCTGTTATTGCACCTGGGAAGGAAGAAAAACTTCGTGAAGGTGCTATTCATTTAGGAAAAGGGATGCAGTTGACTAATATTTTGAGAGATATTGGTGAGGATATGGAACGGAAACGGGTTTATATACCAGAGGAACTAATGTCAACGTATAACTATAGCTATGAAGATTTATACAATCAAACAATTAATTCATCTTTTATTCAATTATGGGAAGACTTAGCCCATAAAGCGGAAGAACATTATGAACGTGCTCTAGAGACGATAGATGAATACCCATTATATTCCCGAACTCCGGTGAAAGGGGCCTCCTATCTTTATAGAGCTATTTTACCTGCTATCCGAGAAAATCATTATCAAGTATTTAATGAACGCAACTATGTAAGCGATCAGCAAAAGAAAGTTATATTAGCGAATATGAATATGATAAAAGCGTAA
- a CDS encoding DoxX family protein, protein MFTKMLRENKLAAAVLTFLRVYLGYQWITAGWGKVTGGFDATGFMQGAIGKATGDHPAVQGWWASFLKNVAVPNGELFSFLVAWGELLVGIALILGLFTTIATLMGITMNFAFLFSGTTSTNPQMVLIAIFILVAGFNAGKYGLDRWVIPFIRKQMNHKKEIDNKKLELEYK, encoded by the coding sequence ATGTTTACTAAAATGTTGAGAGAAAACAAGTTGGCTGCAGCTGTATTAACCTTCTTAAGAGTGTACTTAGGTTATCAATGGATTACAGCAGGTTGGGGTAAAGTTACAGGTGGATTTGATGCAACTGGATTTATGCAAGGTGCTATTGGAAAAGCAACTGGTGATCATCCAGCCGTTCAAGGTTGGTGGGCGAGCTTTTTAAAAAATGTTGCCGTACCAAATGGTGAATTGTTTAGCTTCCTAGTTGCATGGGGGGAACTTTTAGTAGGTATTGCACTTATTCTTGGTCTATTCACAACTATTGCAACTCTAATGGGTATTACAATGAATTTTGCTTTCTTATTCAGTGGAACAACCAGCACCAATCCGCAGATGGTATTAATCGCAATTTTCATACTAGTAGCTGGTTTCAATGCTGGTAAATATGGCTTAGATCGTTGGGTTATCCCATTCATCAGAAAACAAATGAATCATAAAAAGGAAATAGATAACAAAAAACTTGAATTAGAATATAAGTAA
- a CDS encoding phytoene desaturase family protein — translation MKQISIIGGGLAGLSSAIYLASEGYHVKVFEKNEHFGGKMMAVNLGSYHFDFGPNTITMPHVFKNILSDAGLNPEDYFTFKQIETHTRNSFGDGFTFDLSSSKTYMLDQLKKLDPKGGSKYQAFLNQITKLYSLSEKHFLHRTFETWRDYLSPSLLKAMLNVKPNQSMHEFMSLYFDNPKIIQSLDRYATYIGSNPYIAPATFSMIAYLELIDGVYYVEGGNTKIAEGFERAARELGVELYANHHVSQLNIQDSSVSDVILSDGQSFKTDEVIMNGDVLKAYPELVNEEHRPHFSNQKVRDFEPSISAFVILAGLNKRMENLHHHHLFFTKNYQKEFIQLQEGVYPESPTIYISTSSKSDPTVSPEGDNCFILVNAPAIPKDGDMGIDIEEYKQKIYDRLKAFGYDIQPYVKEEQVWTPKDIRKQFGTFRGSIYGPASNRKIDAFRRPYNKSQDISNLYFAGGSTHPGGGSPMVVLSGKNVARSLVKKDRETT, via the coding sequence ATGAAGCAAATATCAATTATCGGAGGCGGTTTAGCTGGTCTATCATCGGCAATATACTTAGCCTCAGAAGGATATCATGTTAAGGTATTTGAAAAGAATGAGCACTTTGGAGGTAAAATGATGGCAGTGAACCTGGGTAGCTATCATTTTGATTTTGGTCCAAACACCATAACTATGCCTCATGTATTTAAGAATATATTGAGTGATGCTGGATTAAATCCAGAAGACTACTTCACATTTAAGCAAATTGAAACACATACGCGCAATAGTTTTGGAGATGGATTCACATTTGACCTATCCTCTTCTAAAACGTATATGCTCGATCAATTAAAGAAGCTTGATCCTAAAGGTGGTTCCAAATACCAAGCCTTCTTGAATCAAATTACTAAGCTATACTCCCTTTCTGAAAAACACTTTCTTCATCGTACATTTGAAACATGGCGCGATTACCTATCCCCTTCCCTCTTAAAAGCCATGTTGAACGTTAAACCTAACCAGAGTATGCATGAGTTTATGAGCCTTTATTTTGATAATCCAAAAATCATACAATCACTTGACCGTTATGCTACCTATATTGGATCCAATCCATACATAGCCCCAGCAACCTTCTCCATGATCGCATATTTGGAATTGATTGATGGTGTTTATTATGTAGAAGGAGGTAACACGAAAATTGCAGAGGGATTTGAAAGAGCAGCGAGAGAGTTAGGTGTTGAACTATACGCAAATCATCACGTGAGTCAGTTGAATATACAAGACTCATCTGTCTCAGATGTAATATTGTCAGATGGTCAATCTTTTAAAACAGATGAAGTCATTATGAATGGTGATGTATTAAAAGCCTATCCAGAGTTAGTAAACGAAGAACATCGCCCCCATTTTTCCAATCAAAAAGTGCGAGATTTTGAACCATCTATTTCGGCGTTTGTTATACTTGCAGGGCTAAATAAGCGCATGGAAAACCTTCACCATCATCACCTTTTCTTTACGAAAAACTATCAAAAAGAATTCATACAGCTTCAAGAAGGAGTTTATCCCGAATCTCCAACGATTTACATCAGCACTTCATCTAAATCAGATCCTACTGTTTCACCTGAGGGAGATAATTGCTTTATTCTAGTGAATGCTCCAGCTATTCCAAAAGATGGTGATATGGGTATTGATATAGAAGAATACAAACAGAAAATTTATGATCGGTTAAAAGCATTTGGGTATGACATTCAACCTTACGTAAAAGAAGAACAAGTATGGACCCCTAAAGATATACGAAAGCAGTTTGGAACCTTTCGTGGATCCATTTATGGGCCAGCTTCTAACAGGAAAATAGATGCATTCAGAAGACCATATAACAAATCACAAGATATCTCGAACCTATACTTTGCTGGTGGCAGCACTCATCCTGGTGGAGGGTCGCCAATGGTTGTTTTAAGTGGTAAAAATGTCGCAAGGTCTTTGGTAAAAAAGGATAGAGAAACGACATAA
- a CDS encoding S1C family serine protease, with protein MNNKHLTFPILLTILVVVFTAFGVYWLNNTVYKQSITATSTLAQEVNKENTSTSIDMKTIIHEAEKNVVQIEAKAEWGENIGSGFLFNDKGDIITNAHVVKDAETVQVTTANAQTFIAAVVGIGKETDIAVIRVPSLANRTPMTIGTNTDVEIGDEIIAVGSPLGLQNTVTTGIVSGKGRDFEIDEFKYVNAFQISAPITHGNSGGPLIHRQTGKIIAINSAGTNQGGIGFSIPLSDVMDQVTSWSEQADSKDLVYKGSLSSTTIDTKKLKEDARYLYSYFNESLLMRDYISAYGMLGSEWQAKQSYTQFRDMYVHTTDITISNVQVNINEHNQVKLTLTSDHVIRKEDQQKVTERYNSTYTIGYENDQLKLLNSKRELVSTTTHLEDSQNES; from the coding sequence ATGAACAATAAACACCTGACCTTCCCTATCCTGCTTACTATACTTGTTGTGGTTTTTACTGCATTTGGTGTGTATTGGCTAAATAATACAGTTTATAAACAATCCATTACAGCAACAAGTACCCTCGCTCAAGAAGTGAATAAGGAAAACACATCCACAAGTATAGATATGAAGACGATTATTCATGAAGCTGAAAAAAACGTCGTACAAATTGAAGCAAAAGCTGAATGGGGAGAAAATATAGGATCTGGGTTTCTCTTTAATGATAAAGGAGATATTATCACCAATGCCCATGTTGTAAAAGATGCAGAAACGGTACAAGTTACAACTGCAAATGCTCAGACGTTTATTGCTGCTGTTGTTGGTATAGGAAAAGAAACAGATATTGCTGTAATCAGAGTCCCCTCTTTAGCGAATCGCACCCCTATGACTATTGGAACAAATACAGATGTAGAGATTGGCGATGAGATTATTGCAGTCGGAAGTCCTTTAGGGTTACAAAACACTGTTACCACGGGCATAGTTTCCGGGAAGGGCCGCGATTTCGAGATTGATGAATTTAAATATGTGAATGCTTTTCAAATTTCCGCTCCCATTACACACGGAAATAGTGGAGGTCCTTTAATTCACCGCCAAACTGGAAAGATTATAGCAATTAACTCAGCAGGCACCAATCAAGGAGGAATTGGATTTAGTATTCCTCTTTCAGATGTGATGGATCAAGTTACAAGTTGGTCAGAACAAGCGGATTCAAAAGATTTAGTGTATAAAGGTAGTCTTAGCTCTACAACAATTGATACTAAGAAACTGAAAGAAGACGCTCGTTACTTATACAGTTATTTCAATGAAAGTTTATTGATGAGAGATTATATATCTGCATATGGTATGTTGGGAAGTGAATGGCAAGCAAAACAATCCTATACACAATTTCGAGACATGTATGTACATACAACAGATATTACAATTTCAAACGTCCAAGTAAACATCAATGAACATAATCAGGTCAAACTAACATTAACTAGCGACCATGTTATTCGTAAAGAAGACCAACAGAAAGTAACAGAACGATATAATTCAACCTATACAATAGGTTATGAAAATGATCAATTAAAGTTATTAAATAGTAAACGAGAATTAGTGTCCACCACAACCCATTTAGAGGATAGTCAAAATGAATCTTAG